The genomic segment CGCCAGCCCGCCGACGCCCGCGAGACCGCCGACAACCCCGCCGAGCCGCTCCTCGAAGAGCTTCGGCAGCACCACCGTCGTTCCGTGGAAGATGAGGCCGCCGCAGAAGGCGGCGATGGCGAGCGCCGCGACGAGCCGCCAGAGCGCCGTGCCGGACAGCGGCTCGGGGGCCCTCTGCCGGTCTTCGCGCGGCGCGGCGCGCGCAGCTCTGGGCTCGCGCATCAGGACGGCGAGATAGACGAGCCCCGTCGCCACGGCCACCGCGGCGGGCACGGCGAAGGCCGCGCGCCAGCCGATGGCCGCCGCCAGGCCGCCGGCGACGAGCGGCGCGGCGGCCACGCCCATATTGCCCCAGACCCCGTTGATGCCGAGCGCGCGGCCCACGCTCGCGCGCCCCTCCACCACCATGGCGATGCCGACAGGGTGATAGATCGAGGCGGCGAGGCCGAGAAGGGCAAGCCCCGCGGTGAGCATGACGGTGCCGGTCGCCGCCGCGGCAAGCCCCGCGCCGGCCCCGAGGCCGATGAAGAAGATGGCGAGCAGCGTCTCCCGCCGCATCCGGTCGCCGAGCCAGCCGGCGGGCAGCGTGCCGGCCCCGAACGCGGCGAAGGCTGCCGTGGAGGGCAGGAGCAGCGTGCCGTAGGAGCCTGCGAACTCCTTCTCCAGCGCGAGCACCACGGTCGGGTGAAGCAGCATGAAGAGATGGGTGTAGAAATGCCCCAGATTGAGGATCAGGAAGCGGAACCCGGTGGCGGGCATGGATTGTTCTCCCCGAGGAATACGGTCCAGGCGGCAGGCGGTGTCGGCACCGTCGCGCCAGTCTGGCGCTCGCCGGTCCGGCTGACTTGCGCTATTCTGTCCAACGATGTCGCGCAACGGACATATGGCGACGCCCTTCCACGACGAGGGGGTCGAGATGATGCGGCCGGTGTTCGCCCATTCGGCGGACCATGCGCCGGGCCAACTCATCGCGCGCCACCGCCACAGCCGCGACCATCTCCTCTATGCGGCAAGCGGGGTGATGACGGTCGACAGCGATGCCGGCTGCTGGGTCGTGCCGCCGCAATTCGCCGTCTGGATCCCGTCGGGCACGGCGCATTCGGTCGCGATGCACGGGGCCGTCCGCATCGTCTCCGTCTTCGTCGCGGCCCGCCATCGCCCCGGCCTGTGGCGCTCGTGCCGCGTATTGGAGGTGACACCGCTCATGCGCTCGCTGCTCCTGCGCGCGGTCACCCTGCCGGGGCTCTATGACGAGGCGGGCCCCGACGGGCGCCTGCTGGAGGTGCTGATGGACGAGCTGGCACGGCTTGTCCCCGCGCCGCTCCATCTGCCCGTGCCGCGTGATTCGCGCGCCCGCACGGTCGCCGACGCCATACGGGCGGCCCCCGACGACCGCCGCAGCCTCGCGGGCTGGGCCGCCGTGGCGGGCGCCGGGGAACGCACGCTCGCCCGCCTGTTTCTGCGCGAAACGGGGTTGAGCTTCGGAGCCTGGCGGCGCCGTGCGCGCCTCATGCACGCGCTGACCGCATTGACCGCCGGCCTGCCTGTGACCACAGTCGCACTGGATTGCGGCTATGACAGCGTCAGCGCCTTCATCGCCGCCTTCCGCCGGGAGCTGGGCGCAAGCCCCGGGCGCTATGTGGCCTCCGCACGCGGGGAAATCCCGGGGGACAGGCCGGGTTAGGGGGATTTCGGGAGGATATGGTCGGCTATCATCTCCGTCTTGCGGTGGCGTCCGACACGGGTGGGCTGGTGCGTCTGCTGCACCGCTCCTGGGAGACCGCATGGGCGCCGTTCGTGCCCGCCCATGTGAGCGAGCGCTATTATTCCCATCGCGTCGCGGAATGGTTCGTGGAGACCCGCCGGCGCGAGATCGTGGTGGTTGAGCGGAGCGGCCGGCTCGTCGGGCTGGTGCACAGCGAGGCCGATTTCGTCTCCGCCCTCCATGTCGATCCGGACTGGAAGCGCCGCGGCATCGGCAGTTGCCTCATGGACCGGGCGGAAACCGATGTCGCCCGGCGCGGCCACGCAACCGTCCGCCTCAATACCGACGACTTCAACGAACCCGCCCAGCGCTTCTACCGCCATCGCGGCTTCTCGGAGGCGCGCCGTTTCCCCGATCTCGCCTATGAGGGCGAGGTGATGACCGTGGAGATGCACAAGGCCCTCGTGGACGCCCGCCAGGAGGCCTGACGCCGATCATGGGCTTTGGATGGGGCGCACCCCGCCCCAGGTGCACAGATCGCCCGCTTGTCGGTTGTGGCCGATTTTTGGTCGCGCGGACGCTGCACGCCCGCGCGAAGCCGTGTCACAGGAGGTCTGGAAACGCAGGCGCGCAGACGCGAAAAGCAGGAGGAATGCCCCGATGGCCGAAGTGAAGAGCGATATCGAAATCGCCCGTGCCGCATCGCCGCGGCCGATACAGGAGATCGGCGAGAAGCTCGCAATCCCGCCGGAGAGCCTTGTGCCGTTCGGCCACGACAAGGCGAAGCTGTCGGCCGATTACATCTCCAGCATCAATGGCCGCCCGGATGGCAAGCTGATCCTCGTCACCGCCATTTCGCCGACGCCTGCGGGCGAGGGCAAGACGACGACGACGGTGGGCCTGGGCGACGGGCTCAACCGGATCGGCAAGAAGGCGGCGATCTGCATCCGCGAGCCCTCGCTCGGCCCGTGCTTCGGCATGAAGGGCGGGGCGGCCGGCGGCGGCTATGCCCAGGTGATCCCCATGGAGGACATCAACCTCCATTTCACCGGCGATTTCCATGCCATCACCTCCGCCAACAACCTCCTGTCGGCAATGGTCGACAACCATGTCTACTGGGGCAACGGGCTCGAATTCGACATGCGCCGCATCGTCTGGCGCCGCGTCATGGACATGAACGACCGGGCCCTGCGCGAGATCGTGTGCTCTCTGGGCGGTGTCTCCAACGGCTTCCCGCGCGAGGGCGGGTTCGACATCACCGTTGCCTCGGAGGTCATGGCGATCCTGTGTCTTGCGACCGACCGGGAGGATCTGCGCCGCCGGCTCGGCAACATCGTCGTCGGCTACCGCCGCGACCGCTCGCCGGTCACCGCGCGCGAGATCAAGGCCGACGGCGCGATGACGGTGCTGCTCGACCAGGCGCTGCAGCCCAATCTCGTCCAGACGCTCGAGAACAATCCCGCCTTCATCCATGGCGGCCCCTTCGCCAACATCGCCCATGGCTGCAATTCCGTGATCGCCACGAAGACCGCGCTCAAGCTCGCCGACTATGTGGTGACGGAGGCCGGATTCGGGGCCGATCTCGGGGCGGAGAAGTTCTTCGACATCAAGTGCCGCAAGGCGGGCCTCCACCCCGACGCCGCCGTGATCGTCGCCACGATCCGCGCCATCAAGCACCATGGCGGCGTGGCGAAGGAGGATCTCAATACCGAGAATCTGGAGGCGCTGGACAAGGGGCTGGCCAATCTCGGCCGGCATCTGCGCAATGTCGCCAAGTTCGGCGTGCCGGCGGTGGTGGGCATCAACCGCTTCCTCTCCGATACGGAGGCCGAGATCCAGGCGGTGAAGGATTATTGCGCCGAGTTCGGCGTGGAGGCGGTGCTGTGCGAGCACTGGGCGAAGGGCTCCGCCGGCGTCGAGGAGCTGGCGCACAAGGTCGCCGCGCTCGCCGACGATGGCCATGCCCAGTTCCGCACCCTCTACGAGGATTCCATGCCGCTGTGGGACAAGCTGCGCACGGTCTGCCGCGAGATCTACGGCGCGGAGGACGCCATCGGCGACAAGAAGGTGCGCCAGCAATTCGCCGACTACGAGGCCGCGGGCTACGGCCATTTCCCCATCTGCGTGGCCAAGACGCAGTATTCCTTCTCCACCGACCCCAATCTCAAGGGGGCGCCGAGCGACCATGTGGTGCCGGTGCGCGAGGCGCGGCTGTCGGCCGGGGCGGAGTTCATCGTGGCCATCTGCGGGGAGATCATGACCATGCCGGGCTTGCCACGCACCCCCGCGGCGGAGCATATCGGGCTCGACGAGAACGGCGAGATCGTCGGACTGTTCTGAGGAGAGCGCAATGACCGCTGAAATCATCGATGGGAAAGCCTTTGCCGCAGGCCTGCGCGCGCAGGTCGGCGAGGAGGTCGCCGCGCTGAAGGCGCGCCACGGACTCAAGCCGGGCCTCGCCGTGGTGCTGGTGGGCGAGGATCCCGCGAGCCAGGTCTATGTGCGCAACAAGGCGCGCCAGACCGTCGAAGTCGGCATGGCCTCCTTCGAGCACCGGCTGGACGTCGCGACACCGCAGGCAGAGCTTCTCGCCCTCGTCGAGCGGCTCAACAGGGACCCGGAGGTCCATGGCATCCTCGTCCAGCTTCCTCTGCCCGACCAGATCGACACCGCGAAGGTCCTCGACGCCATCGATCCGGCGAAGGATGTCGACGGCTTCCATGTGATCAATGCCGGGCTGCTGGCGACCGGCCAGAAGGCCATGGTGCCGTGCACGCCGCTTGGCTGCTACATGCTGCTCAAGGAGCGGATCGGCGATCTCTCCGGCCTCGAGGCGGTGGTGGTCGGCCGCTCCAACATCGTCGGCAAGCCCATGGCGCAGCTTCTCCTCCAGGCCAATTGCACCGTGACCGTCGCCCATTCCAGGACGCGCGACCTGCCGGGCGTCTGCCGCCGGGCGGATATTCTCGTTGCCGCCGTCGGCCGGCCGGAAATGGTGCGGGGCGACTGGGTGAAGCCCGGCGCCACCGTGATCGATGTCGGCATCAACCGCATCCCGGCGCCGGAGCGCGGCGAGGGCAAGCACCGGCTCGTCGGCGATGTCGCCTTCGAGGAGGCGAGGGAGGTCGCAGGCGCCATCACGCCGGTGCCCGGCGGTGTCGGGCCGATGACCATTGCCTGCCTGCTCGCCAACACGGTCACCGCCGCCTGCCGTGCCCACGGCGTCGACGAGCCGAAGGCGCTGGCGGCGTAGCTCTTCTCCCCTCACCCGGCGCCTCGTGGCGCCACCCTCTCCCGCGAGGGGAGAGGGTTTTCCTGCGGCACGATCTTTCCTTTCCCTCTCCCCTCGCGGGAGAGGGTGGCGCCCATTGCCGTCAGGCAATGGGAGGGTGAGGGGGCTTTAACTCCGCACTTGACGCGCGGCGTGCACTTGTCTCATTGTGCGCGCCATGATGACCGATACGGCCATAGCGCGGCGCGACATCTGCTGCGGCATTATTATCACCAGCTAGCTTCAACAGCGCTGGCGCGCGGCCGTTCACCCTCCTGAAATCATCCGAGCGAACGTCCCGGCCGGCGCCGGAGACGGGATCGTTCGATGACGCTCACGCTTTACAACACGCTGACGCGGAAGAAGGAGCCGTTCCGGCCCATCGACCCGGACAATGTGCGCATGTATGTCTGTGGGCCCACGGTCTACGACCTCGCGCATATCGGCAATGCCCGGCCGATCATCGTGTTCGACGTGCTGTTTCGCCTGCTGCGCCACACCTATGGCGAGGATCGTGTCGCTTACGTCCGCAACATCACGGACGTGGACGACAAGATCAATGCGCGCGCGGCGCAGGAGGGCGTGCCGATCCGCGAGCTCACCGAGCGCACGGTAAAGCAGTTCCACGAGGATGTGGCGGCGCTCGGCTGCCTGCCGCCGACGCACGAGCCGCGCGCGACCGACTATATCGCGGAGATGAAGGCGCTGATCGAGCGGCTGATCGCGCGCGGCCATGCCTATGTGGCAGCCGATCACGTGCTGTTCGACGTCTCCTCCGACCCCGCCTATGGCTCGCTGTCGCGCCGCTCGCTCGACGAGATGGAGGCGGGCGCGCGCGTCGAGGTCGCGCCCTACAAGAAGAGCCCGATGGATTTCGTGCTCTGGAAGCCGTCGAAGCCCGGCGAGCCGGCCTGGCCGTCGCCCGCCGGCATAGCGGCTGAGGGCCGCCCGGGCTGGCATCTGGAATGCTCCGCCATGTCGTGGAAACATCTCGGCGAGCATTTCGACATCCATGGCGGCGGCATCGATCTGGCCTTCCCCCATCACGAGAACGAGCGCGCCCAATCCTGCTGCGCCTTCGGCACCGAGCGCATGGCCAATGTCTGGATGCATAACGGCTTCCTGATGGTGGAGGGCGAGAAGATGTCGAAATCGCTCGGCAACTTCGTCACCATCCGCGATCTCCTGAAGGACTGGCCCGGCGAGGCGATCCGCCTGAACATGCTCAAGACGCAGTATCGCCAGCCCATAGACTGGACGCTCAAGGGGCTCGACGAGGCGCACAAGGCCTTGTGGAAATGGTCGGGCGACGTCGAGGGGGCCGAGCCCGCCGGGGCGGTGCCGGACACGGTGACGGACGCGCTCGCCGACGATCTCAACACGCCGAAGGCCTATGCGGAGCTCCATGCGCTCCACGAGGCGGGCCGGCACGGCGATCTCCTCGCCGCCCTGCGGTTCCTCGGCTTCTCCGGCCGGCGCGAGGCGATCTCGCGCGCGGGGCCGGTCGATATCGATGTCGACGGCCTGATCGCGGAGCGCAACGCCGCGCGCAAGCGCAAGGATTTCGCCACTGCCGACCGCATCCGCGACGAACTGGCGGACATGGGCATCGTCCTCAAGGACTCGCCCGAAGGCACCACCTGGGAGCTCGCAAGATGATGGGCAGCCCCCCTCACCCTCCCAGCGCTGACGCGCCGGGCCCCTCCCTCTCCCGCGAGGGGAGAGGGGGACAGGCAAGCGTTGCGGCGGGAGGACCCTCCCCCTCGCGGGAGAGGGTGGCGCGCAAGGCGCGCCGGGTGAGGGGGAGGTGGCACGGGCCCGCAGCTTGCGGCGGCATATGACGGATGCCGAGCGCAAGCTCTGGCGTGCCTTGCGCTCACGGCAGTTTCAAGCCGTGAAGTTTCGCCGGCAGGTGCCGGTCGGCCCCTACATCGCGGACTTCCTGGCCTACGACCATCGCCTCATCATCGAGGTCGACGGTGGCCAGCACGCCGAGAACCGACGCGATATGGCGCGTGAGAAGTGTTTGTCGGCAAACGGATTCCGCGTGCTGCGACTATGGAACAACGACGTGCTCGGCAATCTGGACGGTGCGCTCACCGTCATCGCCGAAGCCTTGAGAGAGAACCGATGACCGCAGAACGCCTCTATCTCTTCGACACGACACTGCGCGACGGGGCGCAGACGCCGGGGATCGATTTCTCGCTGGAGGACAAGCGGCACGTCGCGGCGATGCTCGACGGGCTCGGCATCGACTATGTGGAGGGCGGCTATCCCGGCGCGAATCCCACCGACACGGCGTTCTTCGCGGACGCGCCGGCGCTCGATGCCCGCTTCACCGCCTTCGGCATGACCAAGCGCGCCGGGCGCTCCGCCGACAACGATCCGGGCCTGCGCGCCCTTCTGGAGGCGGATGCGGACGCGGTCTGCTTCGTGGCGAAGTCGTGGGACTACCATGTGCGCGTCGCGCTCGCGACCTCCAACGAGGAGAACCTGGAGGGCATCGCCCAGTCGGTCGCCGCGGCCTGCGCGGCGGGCAAGGAGGTGCTGCTCGACTGCGAGCATTTCTTCGATGGCTACAAGGCCAATCCGGACTATGCGCTCGCCTGCGCGAAGGCGGCGCTGGAGGCGGGCGCGCGCTGGATCGTCCTGTGCGACACCAATGGCGGCACGCTGCCCCACGAGATCTCGGCGATTGTCGCGGAGGTCGCCCGCCATGTGCCGGGCGAGCGGCTCGGCATCCATGCCCATGACGACACCGGCAATGCGGTGGCCAACTCGCTCGCCGCCGTGCGCGCGGGCGCCCGCCAGATCCAGGGCACGCTGAACGGCATCGGCGAGCGCTGCGGCAATGCCAATCTGGTCACGCTGATCCCGACGCTGCTCCTGAAGGAGGAGTTCGCGTCGCGCTTCGAGACGGGGGTGACGGACGAGGCGCTCGCCGGCCTCACGCACCTGTCGCGCGGCTTCGACGAGATCCTGAACCGCGCACCGGACCGCCAGGCGCCCTATGTCGGCGACAGCGCGTTCGCCACCAAGGCCGGCATCCACGCTTCCGCCATCGTCAAGGAGCCGGAGACCTACGAGCACGTGCCGCCGGAAACGGTCGGCAACCGCCGCCGCGTGATGGTTTCCGACCAGGGCGGGCGCTCCAACCTGATAGCGGAGCTTCACCGCATCGGCCTGGAGGTGGACAAGGCCGACACCCGCCTCGACGGCCTGCTGCGAGAGGTCAAGCGGCGCGAGGCGGAGGGCTATGCCTATGAGGGAGCGGACGCCTCCTTCGAGCTGCTCGCCCGGCGCGCGCTGGGTTCGGTGCCGCATTTCTTCGATGTCGACAGCTTCCGCGTCATGGTCGAGCGCCGGCACAATGCGGTGGGCGACCTCGTCACCATATCGGAGGCGACGGTGAAGGTGCGCGTGGACGGCGAGCTCCTCATGTCGGTCGGCGAGGGCAACGGGCCGGTCAACGCGCTCGACATGGCACTGCGCAAGGATCTCGGCCGCTACTCGCCCTATCTCTCGGGGCTGGAGCTTGTCGACTTCAAGGTGCGCATCCTCAACGGCACGACGGCGGCGACCACGCGCGTGCTCGTGGAATCCGCCGACGAAACCGGCGAGCGCTGGTTCACCGTCGGCGTCTCGCCCAATATCGTCGACGCCTCCTTCCAGGCGCTCATCGATTCGATCACCTACAAGCTCCTGAAGGCGGGGGCGCCGGCGGGCGCGCCATAGCCGCGGGCCGGCGCTGAGCCATGCGCTGCGCGAATGGCTCCCATCCGGCGCCACGGGGATCATTGCCAGCGCCCCTGTGCCCGTGAGAAGAACGCTGTCTTGACCTGTGGCGGTCCGGCGGATCGCGCAAAGGGGCAGGTGCGACATGGCGGCTTGCGATGAAGACAGCGTCCCCGGGCCCGCGGCGGACGCGGCGGCGGACGAGACCCGCAAGGGCGTTCTCTTCGCGCTCGGAGCCTATCTCGTCTGGGGCTTCTCGGCGTCCTATTTCCGGTTCACCGAAGGCATCGATCCCGCCGAGGTGCTCGCCCACCGCATCGTGTGGGCCGTGCCCTTCGCCGCCCTGGTGCTCGTCGCGCTCAGGCGCACCGGCGACATTCCGCGCGCCTTCTCCAACGGGCGCATCGTCGCCACCCTGTCGCTGACCGCGGCCCTGGCCGGCACCAACTGGGGCGTCTTCATCTGGGCGGTCACCCACGGCCACATGCTGGAGACGAGCCTCGGCTACTACATCAATCCGCTGGTCAGCGTGGTGATCGGCTGCGTCTTGCTCTCCGAGCGGCTGACCCGGGTCCAGATGGTCGCGGTCGGTATCGCCGCCATCGCGGTGACGCTCCAGACCGTGATGCTCGGCGTCGTGCCCTGGGTCGCCTTCACGCTCGCCATCTCCTTCGCCATCTACGGCTATATCCGCAAGACGGTGGCGATCGGCCCCGCTCAGGGGTTCTTCGTGGAAAGCCTGCTGCTGTCGCCGCTGGCGATTGCCTATATCGTCTATGCGGAAAGCGAGGGGACGGGGCGCTTCTTCTCCGAGGGGACGGTCACCGCGATGCTGCTCGGCGCCGCGGTGCTGACGGCCACGCCGCTCATGCTGTTCGCCGCGGGCGCGCGCCGGCTGAAGCTCTCCACCATCGGGCTCATGCAGTATCTCGCGCCGTCGCTGGTCTTCCTGTCCGCGATCTTCTTCTTCGGCGAGCCGCTGGAGCCCGCGCGGCTGCTCACCTTCGTGCTGATCTGGATGGCGCTTGCGCTCTTCTCGTGGTCGGCGGTCAGGCAGGACCGGGCGGCGCGGCGGGCCTTGAGGGAATCGGCCGGTAGCGGCTGATCCAGAGGGCGGGCGACCGGCTTACATGTGCTTGCGGGCCGGCTGGATCGGGGCGTGTTCCTCCGCGGTCTTCTCCGCGCGCTCGAGGATCAGCGGCAGAACCTCCTCCGCGCTCTTGGCCACGTCGATATGCATGTCGAAGCCTGCGCGGATGAACTCCTCGTTCCTCATATGGGACAGGAGGTCCAGGAAGGGCGTCCAGAAGCCGTTCACATTGACGATGACGATGGGCTTTGAATGCTGGCCGAGCTGGGCCCAGGTCGAAATCTCGACCAGCTCCTCCAGCGTGCCGATGCCGCCCGGCAGGGCGACGAAGGCGTCGGCGCGCTCGAACATGGTCATCTTGCGCTCGTGCATGTTCTGCGTCACGACGAGCTCCTGCACGTCGGTGAGCAT from the Kaustia mangrovi genome contains:
- the cimA gene encoding citramalate synthase, whose translation is MTAERLYLFDTTLRDGAQTPGIDFSLEDKRHVAAMLDGLGIDYVEGGYPGANPTDTAFFADAPALDARFTAFGMTKRAGRSADNDPGLRALLEADADAVCFVAKSWDYHVRVALATSNEENLEGIAQSVAAACAAGKEVLLDCEHFFDGYKANPDYALACAKAALEAGARWIVLCDTNGGTLPHEISAIVAEVARHVPGERLGIHAHDDTGNAVANSLAAVRAGARQIQGTLNGIGERCGNANLVTLIPTLLLKEEFASRFETGVTDEALAGLTHLSRGFDEILNRAPDRQAPYVGDSAFATKAGIHASAIVKEPETYEHVPPETVGNRRRVMVSDQGGRSNLIAELHRIGLEVDKADTRLDGLLREVKRREAEGYAYEGADASFELLARRALGSVPHFFDVDSFRVMVERRHNAVGDLVTISEATVKVRVDGELLMSVGEGNGPVNALDMALRKDLGRYSPYLSGLELVDFKVRILNGTTAATTRVLVESADETGERWFTVGVSPNIVDASFQALIDSITYKLLKAGAPAGAP
- a CDS encoding MFS transporter, which encodes MPATGFRFLILNLGHFYTHLFMLLHPTVVLALEKEFAGSYGTLLLPSTAAFAAFGAGTLPAGWLGDRMRRETLLAIFFIGLGAGAGLAAAATGTVMLTAGLALLGLAASIYHPVGIAMVVEGRASVGRALGINGVWGNMGVAAAPLVAGGLAAAIGWRAAFAVPAAVAVATGLVYLAVLMREPRAARAAPREDRQRAPEPLSGTALWRLVAALAIAAFCGGLIFHGTTVVLPKLFEERLGGVVGGLAGVGGLASLVLALAAFTQIGVGTLIDRKPIRPVFIAVALAQIPLLLAVGLAGGLAVAVASLAMMAAVFGELPIHDALVARHAAPAWRARLYSVTYVLSLGVSALAVPLVAELYERGGFPVMFAVFAAFAALVVIAALILPRPAPARLTAEHRRGAA
- the folD gene encoding bifunctional methylenetetrahydrofolate dehydrogenase/methenyltetrahydrofolate cyclohydrolase FolD codes for the protein MTAEIIDGKAFAAGLRAQVGEEVAALKARHGLKPGLAVVLVGEDPASQVYVRNKARQTVEVGMASFEHRLDVATPQAELLALVERLNRDPEVHGILVQLPLPDQIDTAKVLDAIDPAKDVDGFHVINAGLLATGQKAMVPCTPLGCYMLLKERIGDLSGLEAVVVGRSNIVGKPMAQLLLQANCTVTVAHSRTRDLPGVCRRADILVAAVGRPEMVRGDWVKPGATVIDVGINRIPAPERGEGKHRLVGDVAFEEAREVAGAITPVPGGVGPMTIACLLANTVTAACRAHGVDEPKALAA
- the rarD gene encoding EamA family transporter RarD, producing MAACDEDSVPGPAADAAADETRKGVLFALGAYLVWGFSASYFRFTEGIDPAEVLAHRIVWAVPFAALVLVALRRTGDIPRAFSNGRIVATLSLTAALAGTNWGVFIWAVTHGHMLETSLGYYINPLVSVVIGCVLLSERLTRVQMVAVGIAAIAVTLQTVMLGVVPWVAFTLAISFAIYGYIRKTVAIGPAQGFFVESLLLSPLAIAYIVYAESEGTGRFFSEGTVTAMLLGAAVLTATPLMLFAAGARRLKLSTIGLMQYLAPSLVFLSAIFFFGEPLEPARLLTFVLIWMALALFSWSAVRQDRAARRALRESAGSG
- a CDS encoding TIGR00730 family Rossman fold protein, which gives rise to MSKIDSVCVYCGSGSGRSPVYAETAHALGSDLAANGIELIYGGGGLGLMGEVARSVLAGGGRVTGVIPEFLVRRERMLTDVQELVVTQNMHERKMTMFERADAFVALPGGIGTLEELVEISTWAQLGQHSKPIVIVNVNGFWTPFLDLLSHMRNEEFIRAGFDMHIDVAKSAEEVLPLILERAEKTAEEHAPIQPARKHM
- a CDS encoding GNAT family N-acetyltransferase — protein: MVGYHLRLAVASDTGGLVRLLHRSWETAWAPFVPAHVSERYYSHRVAEWFVETRRREIVVVERSGRLVGLVHSEADFVSALHVDPDWKRRGIGSCLMDRAETDVARRGHATVRLNTDDFNEPAQRFYRHRGFSEARRFPDLAYEGEVMTVEMHKALVDARQEA
- a CDS encoding endonuclease domain-containing protein, encoding MTDAERKLWRALRSRQFQAVKFRRQVPVGPYIADFLAYDHRLIIEVDGGQHAENRRDMAREKCLSANGFRVLRLWNNDVLGNLDGALTVIAEALRENR
- a CDS encoding formate--tetrahydrofolate ligase produces the protein MAEVKSDIEIARAASPRPIQEIGEKLAIPPESLVPFGHDKAKLSADYISSINGRPDGKLILVTAISPTPAGEGKTTTTVGLGDGLNRIGKKAAICIREPSLGPCFGMKGGAAGGGYAQVIPMEDINLHFTGDFHAITSANNLLSAMVDNHVYWGNGLEFDMRRIVWRRVMDMNDRALREIVCSLGGVSNGFPREGGFDITVASEVMAILCLATDREDLRRRLGNIVVGYRRDRSPVTAREIKADGAMTVLLDQALQPNLVQTLENNPAFIHGGPFANIAHGCNSVIATKTALKLADYVVTEAGFGADLGAEKFFDIKCRKAGLHPDAAVIVATIRAIKHHGGVAKEDLNTENLEALDKGLANLGRHLRNVAKFGVPAVVGINRFLSDTEAEIQAVKDYCAEFGVEAVLCEHWAKGSAGVEELAHKVAALADDGHAQFRTLYEDSMPLWDKLRTVCREIYGAEDAIGDKKVRQQFADYEAAGYGHFPICVAKTQYSFSTDPNLKGAPSDHVVPVREARLSAGAEFIVAICGEIMTMPGLPRTPAAEHIGLDENGEIVGLF
- a CDS encoding AraC family transcriptional regulator → MATPFHDEGVEMMRPVFAHSADHAPGQLIARHRHSRDHLLYAASGVMTVDSDAGCWVVPPQFAVWIPSGTAHSVAMHGAVRIVSVFVAARHRPGLWRSCRVLEVTPLMRSLLLRAVTLPGLYDEAGPDGRLLEVLMDELARLVPAPLHLPVPRDSRARTVADAIRAAPDDRRSLAGWAAVAGAGERTLARLFLRETGLSFGAWRRRARLMHALTALTAGLPVTTVALDCGYDSVSAFIAAFRRELGASPGRYVASARGEIPGDRPG
- the cysS gene encoding cysteine--tRNA ligase, whose translation is MTLTLYNTLTRKKEPFRPIDPDNVRMYVCGPTVYDLAHIGNARPIIVFDVLFRLLRHTYGEDRVAYVRNITDVDDKINARAAQEGVPIRELTERTVKQFHEDVAALGCLPPTHEPRATDYIAEMKALIERLIARGHAYVAADHVLFDVSSDPAYGSLSRRSLDEMEAGARVEVAPYKKSPMDFVLWKPSKPGEPAWPSPAGIAAEGRPGWHLECSAMSWKHLGEHFDIHGGGIDLAFPHHENERAQSCCAFGTERMANVWMHNGFLMVEGEKMSKSLGNFVTIRDLLKDWPGEAIRLNMLKTQYRQPIDWTLKGLDEAHKALWKWSGDVEGAEPAGAVPDTVTDALADDLNTPKAYAELHALHEAGRHGDLLAALRFLGFSGRREAISRAGPVDIDVDGLIAERNAARKRKDFATADRIRDELADMGIVLKDSPEGTTWELAR